DNA from Vibrio alfacsensis:
CTTGTGAGTGAGAACGAACGCCTAAGTATTCTAGTCGTCCGTCTTCTATACCATATACAACACCATGGATTTCGACTTCTTGGCCGCGCTCCCACGCGTTTTGCATAATGGTTGAATTGCCAAGGTTATAGACTTGTTCTGCGACGTTGATTTCACCAAGTTTGTCGGCGCGATCTTCAGGAGGCATTTGGTCAAGGTACGTACGATGTTTAAAGTAGATATCACGAATGTGTAGTAACCAGTTGTTGATGAGGCCAAGTTGAGGGTTATCGATCGCAGCGTTTACACCTCCACAGCCATAGTGACCACAAACAATAATATGCTTTACTTTAAGAACGTCGACAGCATATTGGACAACGGAAAGGCAGTTAAGATCGGTGTGAATAACTTGGTTAGCGACATTACGATGAACAAATAATTCACCTGAGAATAGTCCGGTTAATCGCTCAGCAGGTACGCGACTGTCGGAACATCCAATCCAAAGAAAATCGGGTTTTTGACCCTCTGCGAGTTTAGCAAAATATTCTGGACGATCAGACTTGATCTCTTCTGACCATTTCGAATTGTTTTCGAATAACTGTTTAATTTCCGGCATCTGACAATCTACTTCCCTAAAAATGAAA
Protein-coding regions in this window:
- the can gene encoding carbonate dehydratase; protein product: MPEIKQLFENNSKWSEEIKSDRPEYFAKLAEGQKPDFLWIGCSDSRVPAERLTGLFSGELFVHRNVANQVIHTDLNCLSVVQYAVDVLKVKHIIVCGHYGCGGVNAAIDNPQLGLINNWLLHIRDIYFKHRTYLDQMPPEDRADKLGEINVAEQVYNLGNSTIMQNAWERGQEVEIHGVVYGIEDGRLEYLGVRSHSQETVEASYQKALSAILNDDKKLLCR